A stretch of Malus sylvestris chromosome 11, drMalSylv7.2, whole genome shotgun sequence DNA encodes these proteins:
- the LOC126591121 gene encoding LEC14B protein-like yields the protein MDEFDEMGYSLSRLIPESDHFDHGNAALHPNKPLHNIEHEVAQLTKLRSNPNERLTRIGPRRQDLPVSTIRMLAGREGNYSGRGGRFSSADRCHVLSRYLPVNGPWLVDKMSSRAYVSQFSADGSLFIAGFQDSHIRIYNVDRGWKVQKNIHAKSMQWSVTDTSLSPDQRHLVYASMSPIVHMVDVGSSETESPANITEIHEGLDFSSGDDDGGYSFGIFSIKFSTDGHELVAGSSDDSIYVYDLEANKLSLRIPAHSSDVNTVCFADESDHLIYSGSDDTLCKVWDRRCLKTTGKPAGVLTGHLEGIAFIDSKGDGRYFISNGKDQTIKLWDIRKISSSPTRTPGIRISDWDYGWMDYPSQAKDMKHPSDQSVATYRGHSVLRTLIRCYFSPAYSTGQKYIYTGSHNSYVYIYDLVTGAQVAALKHHKEPVRDCSWHPYYPMLISSSWDGGVVRWEFPGSGEAPAPYPRKRLWRRQFY from the exons ATGGATGAATTTGATGAGATGGGATATTCACTCAGTAGATTGATACCAGAATCCGACCATTTTGATCATGGAAATGCTGCCCTCCATCCCAACAAACCATTGCATAATATAGAGCATGAAGTAGCCCAGCTCACAAAGTTGAGATCAAATCCCAATGAGCGGCTTACCCGAATTGGACCTAGAAGGCAGGACTTACCTGTTTCCACGATCAGGATGCTTGCTGGTCGAGAGGGTAATTATTCGGGAAGAGGGGGAAGGTTCTCATCCGCAGATCGTTGCCATGTTCTAAGTAGATATTTGCCGGTCAATGGTCCTTGGCTTGTCGACAAAATGTCTAGCCGAGCTTATGTATCTCAGTTTTCGGCAGATGGATCTCTTTTCATTGCTGGGTTTCAG GATAGCCATATTAGAATATACAATGTGGATAGAGGGTGGAAAGTCCAGAAGAACATCCATGCCAAAAGTATGCAATGGTCTGTCACTGATACGTCTCTTTCCCCGGATCAACGCCATCTT GTTTATGCGAGTATGTCCCCTATTGTTCATATGGTAGATGTGGGATCTTCTGAAACGGAGTCTCCTGCAAATATAACG GAAATCCATGAGGGTTTGGATTTTTCCTCTGGTGATGATGATGGAGGGTACTCATTTGGTATTTTCTCCATAAAATTCTCAACAGATGGGCATGAACTTGTTGCTGGAAGTAGTGATGATTCCATATATGTTTATGATCTTGAAGCCAATAAGCTCTCCCTTCGGATTCCGGCACACTCT TCTGATGTGAACACTGTATGCTTTGCCGATGAAAGTGACCATCTTATTTATTCTGGGAGTGACGATACTCTCTGTAAG GTGTGGGACAGACGTTGCCTTAAAACCACAGGGAAGCCAGCAGGAGTCTTGACAGGACACCTAGAAGGTATTGCATTCATTGACAGCAAGGGAGATGGTCGTTATTTCATTTCGAATGGTAAAGATCAGACCATTAAACTTTGGGATATCAGGAAAATTTCTTCTAGTCCCACTCG CACTCCAGGGATTAGGATTTCTGATTGGGATTACGGATGGATGGACTACCCATCTCAGGCAAAAGATATGAAACATCCCTCTGATCAATCAGTAGCCACGTATAGAGGACATTCAGTCTTGCGCACGCTTATTCGCTGCTACTTTTCTCCGGCATATAG CACCGGTCAGAAGTACATCTACACGGGGTCTCATAACTCTTACGTTTATATATATGATTTG GTGACTGGAGCCCAAGTTGCAGCGCTCAAGCATCATAAAGAACCTGTAAGAGACTGTAGCTGGCACCCCTATTACCCGATGCTCATAAGCTCTTCTTGGGACGGGGGAGTTGTTAGATGGGAATTCCCCGGGAGTGGAGAAGCGCCGGCGCCTTACCCCCGAAAGAGACTCTGGAGGAGACAGTTTTATTGA
- the LOC126588601 gene encoding chloroplast envelope membrane protein-like — MAKKKVLISLLYLASIVCLPWWISLSFNTSLESWFTNWWNTRQSEIFLNDIQEKSILKEFIDLEELLRLDEMIKEYPETHLQKPRIEIYKETIQLIKMHNEDRIHTILHFSTNIICFGILSGYSILGNEELVILNSWFQEFLYNLRDTIKAFSILLLTDLCIGFHSPHGWELMIGSVYKDFGFAHNDQIISGLVSTFPVILDTIFKYWIFRYLNRVSPSLVVIYHSMND, encoded by the coding sequence atggcaaaaaagaAAGTATTAATTTCCCTTCTATATCTTGCATCTATAGTATGTTTGCCTTGGTGGATCTCTCTCTCATTTAATACAAGTCTGGAATCTTGGTTTACTAATTGGTGGAATACTAGGCAATCCGAAATTTTTTTGAATGATATTCAAGAAAAGAGTATTCTAAAAGAATTCATAGACTTAGAGGAACTCTTACGTTTGGACGAAATGATAAAGGAATACCCCGAAACACATTTACAAAAGCCTCGCATCGAAATCTACAAAGAAACGATCCAATTGATCAAGATGCACAACGAGGATCGCATCCATACAATTTTACACTTCTCGACAAATATAATCTGTTTCGGTATTCTAAGTGGTTATTCTATTCTAGGTAATGAAGAACTTGTTATTCTTAACTCTTGGTTTCAAGAATTCCTATACAACTTACGCGACACAATAAAAGCTTTTTCTATTCTTTTATTAACTGATTTATGTATAGGATTCCATTCGCCCCACGGTTGGGAATTAATGATTGGCTCTGTCTACAAAGATTTTGGATTTGCTCATAATGATCAAATTATATCCGGTCTTGTTTCTACTTTTCCAGTCATTTTAGatacaatttttaaatattggATCTTTCGTTATTTAAATCGTGTATCTCCTTCACTTGTAGTGATTTATCATTCAATGAATGACTGA
- the LOC126588387 gene encoding LRR receptor-like serine/threonine-protein kinase SIK1, whose amino-acid sequence MAEKQRSNGFVCIVFFLCLIQWNPIPIPVAVAILEPVDFLALQSIRKSLEDMPGSNYFSSWDFTSDPCNFAGVYCDSDKVISLNLGDPRADAPGLTGRLDPAIGRLSALAELSIVPGRIFGALPQSISQLKSLRFLAVSRNFISGQIPASLGQLSNLRTLDLSYNLFAGAIPTSLASLPELSNLILCHNRLSGSVPPFTSQTLTRLDLKHNDLSGSLAPDSLPPSLQYLSLSWNRLSGPVDRLLNRLDQLNYLDLSMNQFTGTIPGRIFTFPITNLQLQRNSFSGQILPDNQVSIATIDLSYNRLSGEISPLFSTVQSLYLNNNRFTGQVPGSFVDRLLAANIQILYLQHNFLTGIQINPTAEIPVSSSLCLQYNCMVPPIQTPCPLKAGNQKTRPTAQCNEWRG is encoded by the coding sequence ATGGCGGAAAAGCAGAGGAGTAATGGGTTTGTGTGCATTGTGTTCTTCCTCTGTTTGATTCAGTGGAATCCCATTCCCATTCCTGTCGCCGTCGCCATTCTCGAACCGGTTGATTTCCTGGCTCTGCAATCGATTCGGAAGTCGCTGGAAGACATGCCGGGATCAAATTACTTCTCTTCCTGGGACTTCACCTCCGACCCCTGCAACTTCGCCGGCGTCTACTGCGACTCCGACAAGGTTATTTCCCTCAATCTCGGCGACCCAAGAGCCGATGCGCCGGGTCTGACGGGTCGGCTCGACCCGGCAATCGGCAGGCTTTCCGCACTCGCCGAGCTATCAATCGTTCCGGGTCGGATCTTCGGCGCTCTGCCCCAGTCAATCTCCCAGCTGAAGAGCCTCCGGTTCCTCGCCGTCAGCCGCAACTTCATCTCCGGTCAGATTCCGGCGAGTCTGGGCCAGCTCAGCAACCTCAGAACGCTCGACCTCAGCTACAACCTCTTCGCCGGAGCAATCCCCACCTCCCTCGCATCCCTCCCGGAGCTTTCCAACCTCATACTCTGCCACAACCGCCTCTCCGGTTCTGTCCCTCCGTTCACCTCCCAAACCCTGACCCGGCTCGACTTAAAGCACAACGACCTCTCCGGTTCGCTCGCCCCCGACTCCCTCCCTCCATCTCTCCaatacctctctctctcctggaACCGGCTCTCCGGTCCGGTCGACCGACTTCTGAACCGGCTCGACCAGCTCAACTACCTCGACCTAAGCATGAACCAGTTCACGGGTACGATTCCGGGTCGGATCTTCACATTCCCAATCACAAACCTCCAACTGCAGAGAAACTCGTTTTCGGGTCAGATCCTACCGGATAATCAAGTTTCAATCGCTACCATTGATCTCAGCTACAATCGGCTATCCGGTGAAATCTCGCCGTTGTTCTCGACCGTACAGAGCCTCTACTTGAACAACAACCGGTTCACGGGTCAGGTTCCGGGTAGCTTCGTGGACCGGCTATTGGCGGCGAACATACAGATACTGTATTTACAGCACAACTTTCTGACGGGGATTCAGATCAATCCGACCGCTGAGATACCGGTGAGCAGCTCGCTGTGTCTGCAGTATAATTGCATGGTCCCGCCCATACAGACGCCGTGCCCGCTCAAGGCTGGGAACCAGAAGACTCGGCCGACGGCGCAGTGTAACGAGTGGAGGGGTTAA